A genomic region of Cannabis sativa cultivar Pink pepper isolate KNU-18-1 chromosome 1, ASM2916894v1, whole genome shotgun sequence contains the following coding sequences:
- the LOC133033471 gene encoding uncharacterized protein LOC133033471 encodes MRICKNLNLEQKDVIQNAGFGSFIREDAPYVDTRLVSWLIKHVDPTTSILDLYGRKIHLSAAMFGDVMGVDDGGDPVVTEGDSDTRYLEEILNVVEYTVSLTMLEKSLLECVEADSLFLIKFSLVVIGTVLAPKTGVDITSGYLHSLRVTRDIRHKNWATAGFRYLMNSIFRFRNKATKNVSGCTLFLQLVYLTHVEWNFGYVDRTVLPVDFWGSKQCKSAYKFVKDNEGPNSDKVHRILVTMW; translated from the exons ATGAGGATTTGCAAGAACCTGAACCTGGAGCAGAAAGATGTGATCCAAAATGCTGGATTTGGATCATTCATCAGAGAGGATGCACCATACGTTGACACCCGACTAGTGAGTTGGTTAATCAAACATGTTGACCCAACCACTAGCATACTGGATTTGTATGGGAGGAAAATTCACTTATCTGCCGCGATGTTCGGAGATGTTATGGGGGTGGACGACGGAGGGGATCCTGTAGTCACCGAGGGTGATAGTGACACTCGATATCTGGAGGAGATATTGAACGTTGTCGAGTACACCGTGTCCTTGACAATGTTGGAGAAATCTTTGTTGGAGTGCGTTGAGGCAGACAGCCTATTTCTCATTAAATTTTCTTTGGTGGTCATAGGGACAGTCCTTGCGCCGAAAACGGGGGTCGATATCACTTCGGGGTACTTGCACTCCCTTAGGGTTACCAGGGACATTCGCCACAAGAACTGGGCGACTGCGGGGTTCAGGTATCTGATGAACTCAATTTTCAGATTCCGAAATAAGGCGACGAAGAATGTATCTGGCTGCACCTTATTCCTCCAG TTGGTGTACTTGACTCACGTGGAGTGGAACTTTGGATATGTCGACCGAACAGTGCTCCCCGTTGATTTTTGGGGTAGTAAACAATGTAAGTCCGCTTACAAATTTGTGAAAGACAATGAGGGTCCCAACAGCGACAAGGTACATCGAATTTTGGTTACAATGTGGTAA